The following coding sequences lie in one Crassostrea angulata isolate pt1a10 chromosome 10, ASM2561291v2, whole genome shotgun sequence genomic window:
- the LOC128164905 gene encoding phospholipid-transporting ATPase ABCA1-like isoform X1, which translates to MGFFSQLWLLSWKNITLRRRQKFRLVAEIVFPLALFIILVIVRTRPNLKIPVAECHFDGNAMPSAGAVPFVQSFLCNFNNPCYATVTEDENAGTTGSYSQSTLTKVIQDISKVLKDNSIITLSQVLQDFEFYSRVLGNMQNGTTSGNVTIGNIVVNPQQIIDVFQDNETRQAVIDLLGTSININLLNETLINDILEDVGVCQIPNLNGTGINPTTNLTLAQAQFRDVICDQNQVSQIFNFTSDAARDLVSIQLCNLTNPESVDNVVLLLGALQRDFNSTSLIDQLQRIALANAGNLGGGSGPLIDASTLPALLKAYQDIQQLSSIGDLVQLIQDLAQDTQSAGGLDLSRAVCGRGNSVFGMSSAGLAAGLGGILTGGSTGGGNINTGNNTANITFGPERTICDRINATMYSNRATRVIWKQILPMLQGEILYYPDTPAVRQIIKEANQTFQEFANVINLSRNFSQDYYFELYNYLNNSANIEFLRTLTGSCLCDLAFDQLRNSQNIAANYSACKSLNAFLNNGNPTGYDWRNAINSTRMLALGIAEFGGCFNLNKFVGYKNERQMISDGIKKIDEFKFWAALEFQLSDDDLTPLPTHIKYSIRMDTAKIDKTTKIQDKYWRPGPRANPGTDTKYITYGFAYIQDMVDHAIINVQTQKQVEIGVETQQFPYPCYTRDRFIYAISRSLPLFLVLAWVLSVAMICKSIVYEKENRLKEVMKIMGLSNGVHWVAWFINAFVMMFITIVILTIIIKSGKVLEHSDPSVIIFFFTAFAISTIMQCFLYSTFFNKANLAACVAGFLYFIMYLPYTLAVQWEDFMTTGLKVLSCFSSGVAFGWGCSYLARYEEQAIGIQWSNIAESPVVDDDFNMLYCILMMLLDAVIYGIFTWYIEAVFPGQYGIARKFYFPFQKSYWCGVSSTKAEGRAYISNKPDIELGNNGIPLLQLNPDANLEAEPKNKKLGVSIKNLKKVYSEGKKLAVDNLSINFYEGQITSFLGHNGAGKTTTMSILTGLFEPTDGTAYIYGYDIRSEMDNIRKSLGMCPQHNVLFDGLTVEEHLWFFARLRGLENDQVKKEMEQMIKDVGLPHKRKELSSSLSGGMKRKLSVAIAFCGNAKTVILDEPTAGVDPYARRSIWELLIKLKKKRTIILSTHHMDEADVLGDRIAIISHGKLCCCGSSLYLKSQYGSGFYLTLVRGKEGDYGKDMESDDDLDDDDYPDDTLSIDSRPSTVSSIRTVRAVQASIREPEDEGYDENSKSDSGSDPPSKPPSPPPEGANMIPGFSIDRLTAFIMRHIKQARLIEDTSTELVFQLPDDESELRKFENLFSDLERNHRNLGISSFGISDTSLEEVFLRVAEQNTQDELPDEVKRSRLEDLTDSGRFARPVTSLSFKRKKKKSFLKNLVKRGRIEHEELVNDSESVASVPVSEAATESGFSMADYNKVSGRLLFLRQFQALFIKRFHHLRRSKKGFFFEVIMPALFVLLAMIFAEIKPPEDKQPPLELQPWRYIPNKGEQHLYVFYSNDGIGQDWSDKMVQSLLKRPGIGNRCMNPSVYSISEYPCTGESSNWMNFRPIQANTTIDSPSCSCDTGFQKCPEGAGGPEPPKKLLPSSDYLYNMTARNVSDWLVKTMERYQKRRYGGFSFGDEDPLAAFNATELKIVIDELLTVLNNGTAVNSFNETQLIETIQGLATQRVNKVWYNNKGWFAIVAYMSAMNNLILRSNLDPSLDPTRYGITTVNHPMELTKTQLNEQLLYQGAIDVVIAICVIFAMSFIPASFTMVLIEERASSSKHLQFVSGVNPFMYWVTNFLWDMINYLLPCFICIIIFVAFGNDSYVGERNWPCLVLLLFLYGWSMIPVMYPFSRLFSIPSTSMVVLQSVNVFLGTTATLATYVIEFLQEDDEELKNINKILKQVFLILPQYGLGRGLMDMAFNQRVSEAAALLGEEIFTSPFEFDQVGRNLLTMFFIGIVFFTLNLLVEYNFFIKRGMCFWSPKPTHSSLDDEDEDVAAERKRIMSGEGKDDILRLENLTKVYRLFGKKGRNTAVDRLCVGVPKGQCFGLLGVNGAGKTTTFKMLTGDIFVTKGNAFLNNNSILTDMVKVRRDIGYCPQFDAFDPLLTGREILKFYARLRGVQEKDIKRVSDWAIRKLGLLIYADKLSGSYSGGNKRKLSTAISLIGNPQIIFLDEPTTGMDPRARRFLWNCIKNIIKEGRSVILTSHSMEECEALCGRLAIMVNGTFRCLGSIQHLKNRFGDGYTIIVRVAGENPDMASVEEFITSTFRGAELLEAHHNMLQYQLKSRAKLSYIFGQLEKAKSLLNIEDYSVSQTTLDQVFINFAKDQTDLLDDELPSQPSKKKSSSFKKSVYPIGGTSGYTDVDNDSIAGSSLGGSTMELLQARKNPRGFPDPYNSGFLDDESLTGSTVDLIRPGSARSSVRSANSMANVQIF; encoded by the exons atggGCTTCTTTAGCCAACTATGGCTACTCTCCTGGAAAAATATAACCCTACGACGGAGGCAAAAG TTCCGGTTAGTGGCAGAGATTGTCTTCCCCTTGGCATTATTCATCATTCTAGTCATTGTGAGGACCAGGCCCAATCTGAAGATCCCAGTCGCCGAGT GTCATTTCGATGGGAATGCTATGCCTAGTGCCGGTGCTGTACCCTTTGTTCAGTCGTTCCTGTGTAACTTCAACAATCCTTGCTATGCTACAGTGACTGAGGATGAGAATGCAGGCACCACGGGCAGCTATAGTCAGTCAAC gcTGACCAAAGTAATCCAAGACATATCCAAGGTGCTGAAAGATAACTCCATCATAACTCTGAGTCAAGTTCTACAAGACTTTGAGTTTTATTCCAGAGTTTTGGGGAACATGCAGAATGGGACCACTTCTG GTAATGTGACCATAGGAAACATAGTGGTGAATCCTCAGCAGATCATTGATGTGTTCCAGGACAACGAGACGAGACAGGCCGTCATTGATCTCCTGGGAACCAGCATTAACATCAACCTG ttAAATGAGACCCTAATTAATGACATTTTAGAAGATGTGGGAGTCTGTCAGATCCCCAACCTGAACGGAACAGGCatcaacccgacaacgaacctgACCCTGGCCCAGGCCCAGTTCCGAGACGTCATCTGCGACCAGAACCAAGTCTCTCAGATCTTCAACTTCACGTCGGACGCGGCGCGAGATCTGGTGTCCATCCAACTGTGTAATCTCACCAATCCCGAGAGTGTCGACAATGTGGTTCTGTTGCTGGGGGCACTACAGAGGGACTTCAACTCCACCTCCCTGATCGATCAG TTGCAGAGAATTGCCCTGGCTAATGCAGGAAACCTGGGAGGAGGGAGTGGACCACTGATAGATGCCAGCACCCTCCCTGCCTTGCTGAAGGCCTACCAAGAT ATCCAGCAGCTGTCCAGTATTGGTGACCTAGTTCAGCTGATCCAGGACCTGGCACAGGACACCCAGTCCGCCGGGGGCCTTGACCTCAGTAGGGCCGTCTGTGGGCGCGGTAACTCGGTCTTTGGGATGAGCAGTGCAGGTCTGGCCGCTGGTCTGGGGGGTATTCTGACTGGAGGAAGCACTGGGGGAGGAAACATTAACACGGGGAACAATACTGCCAACATCACTTTTGGACCTGAAC GTACGATATGCGATAGGATCAATGCTACCATGTACAGCAACCGTGCAACACGAGTGATTTGGAAGCAGATCCTGCCAATGTTGCAGGGAGAGATTCTGTACTATCCAGATACCCCAGCTGTCAGACAAATCATCAAAGAG GCCAACCAGACATTCCAGGAGTTTGCCAATGTGATCAACCTTTCTAGGAATTTTAGCCAGGACTATTACTTTGAGTTGTACAACTACCTCAACAACAGTGCTAACATTGAGTTTCTCCGA ACTTTGACCGGTTCCTGCCTTTGTGACTTGGCTTTTGACCAGCTGAGGAACAGTCAGAATATCGCGGCTAACTACAGCGCCTGCAAGTCTCTGAATGCCTTCCTAAACAATGGTAATCCTACCGGCTATGACTGGAGGAACGCCATCAACAGTACCAGGATGCTGGCTCTCGGTATCGCAGAGTTTGGAGGG TGCTTCAACTTGAACAAGTTTGTGGGCTACAAGAATGAAAGACAAATGATCAGTGATGGCATAAAAAAGATTGATGAATTTAAGTTTTGGGCAG CTCTGGAGTTCCAACTGTCTGATGATGACCTTACTCCTCTCCCCACCCACATCAAATACTCCATCAGAATGGACACCGCCAAAATAGACAAGACCACCAAAATTCAGGACAA ATATTGGCGCCCAGGACCCAGAGCAAACCCAGGCACTGACACCAAGTACATCACGTACGGCTTTGCTTACATCCAGGACATGGTGGACCATGCCATCATCAATGTCCAGACCCAGAAACAGGTGGAGATTGGGGTGGAGACCCAGCAGTTTCCCTACCCCTGCTATACCAGGGACAG ATTTATTTACGCTATATCGCGCTCCCTGCCCCTGTTTCTGGTGCTGGCCTGGGTGCTCTCTGTTGCCATGATCTGTAAGAGTATTGTCTACGAGAAGGAGAATCGTCTGAAGGAGGTGATGAAGATAATGGGGCTGAGTAATGGAGTCCACTGGGTCGCCTGGTTCATCAACGCCTTCGTCATGATGTTCATCACCATCGTCATCCTCACCATCATCATCAAG TCTGGCAAAGTTCTGGAGCACTCCGACCCGAGTGTgatcattttcttcttcactgCCTTCGCGATCTCTACCATCATGCAGTGCTTCCTATACAGTACGTTCTTCAACAAGGCCAATCTGGCGGCGTGTGTGGCGGGCTTCCTGTACTTCATCATGTACCTACCCTACACACTGGCCGTACAATGGGAGGACTTCATGACCACAGGACTCAAAGTTCTATCT TGTTTTTCCTCGGGGGTGGCCTTTGGGTGGGGCTGTAGTTACCTGGCCAGGTATGAGGAGCAGGCTATCGGCATTCAGTGGTCCAATATTGCGGAGAGCCCGGTTGTAGACGATGATTTTAACATGCTGTACTGTATCCTGATGATGCTGCTGGATGCTGTCATCTATGGAATCTTCACCTGGTACATTGAGGCTGTGTTCCCAG GTCAATATGGTATAGCCAGAAAGTTTTACTTTCCTTTCCAAAAGTCCTACTGGTGCGGTGTGTCCAGTACCAAGGCTGAGGGCAGGGCTTACATCAGTAACAAGCCCGATATAGAACTCGGAAACAATG GAATCCCACTGTTGCAATTAAATCCAG ATGCAAACTTAGAGGCTGAGCCCAAGAACAAGAAGCTGGGCGTGTCTATCAAGAACCTGAAGAAGGTGTACAGTGAGGGCAAGAAGCTGGCCGTCGACAACCTGAGCATCAACTTCTACGAGGGACAGATCACCTCCTTCCTCGGCCACAACGGGGCCGGCAAGACCACCACCAT GTCAATTTTAACAGGCCTGTTCGAGCCGACGGATGGAACTGCCTACATATATGGCTATGATATCCGTTCTGAGATGGACAACATCAGGAAAAGTCTTGGGATGTGTCCCCAGCATAATGTGTTGTTTGATGG GCTGACTGTGGAGGAACATCTGTGGTTCTTTGCCCGCCTGAGAGGACTTGAGAATGACCAGGTCAAGAAAGAGATGGAGCAGATGATAAAGGACGTGGGGCTGCCCCACAAACGGAAGGAGCTCTCCTCCTCCCTGTCAG GGGGTATGAAAAGGAAGCTCTCTGTGGCCATTGCTTTCTGTGGGAATGCGAAGACGGTTATTCTGGATGAGCCAACAGCTGGAGTGGATCCATACGCTCGTCGTTCTATCTGGGAGCTACTCATCAAGCTGAAAAAAA AACGAACCATCATTTTGTCTACACATCACATGGACGAAGCTGATGTGTTAGGAGATAGAATAGCCATAATATCTCACGGAAAACTGTGTTGTTGTGGCTCAAGTCTCTATCTGAAGTCCCAGTATGGCAGTGGCTTCTATCTGACTCTAGTACGGGGAAAAGAAGGGGATTATGGGAAGGATATGGAGTCCGATGATGACTTGGATGATGATGATTATCCAGATGATACTTTGTCCATAGATTCACGACCAAGCACTGTGTCCAGTATCCGTACTGTTCGCGCTGTTCAG GCATCAATCAGAGAACCAGAAGATGAAGGCTATGATGAGAACTCCAAGAGTGACTCAGGGAGTGATCCCCCCTCCAAGCCGCCATCGCCACCACCAGAGGGAGCTAACATGATTCCAG GTTTCTCCATTGATCGACTGACTGCGTTCATCATGAGACACATTAAGCAGGCTCGACTCATCGAGGACACAAGCACTGAACTTGTGTTCCAGCTGCCTGATGACGAGTCAGAACTCAGAAAGTTTGAGAATCTGTTCAGTGACCTTGAAAGGAACCACAGGAACCTTGGAATCTCCAGCTTTGGCATTTCTGACACTAGTCTGGAAGAG GTGTTTCTGAGAGTTGCTGAACAGAACACACAGGATGAGTTACCTGACGAAGTAAAGCGAAGCAGACTAGAAGACCTCACTGACA GTGGCCGATTCGCCCGTCCTGTGACCAGTCTAAGCTTCAAAAGGAAAAAGAAGAAGTCCTTCCTGAAGAACCTGGTGAAGCGCGGACGAATTGAACACGAGGAGCTTGTTAATGATTCAG AGTCTGTGGCCTCCGTTCCGGTCAGTGAAGCCGCCACAGAGTCGGGCTTCAGCATGGCGGACTACAACAAGGTCAGCGGCCGCCTCCTGTTCCTCAGACAGTTCCAGGCCCTGTTCATCAAACGATTCCACCATCTCAGGCGCTCCAAGAAAGGATTCTTCTTTGAG GTCATCATGCCAGCTTTGTTTGTGTTGCTGGCCATGATATTTGCAGAGATTAAACCCCCAGAGGACAAACAGCCCCCGCTAGAGCTTCAGCCCTGGAGATACATCCCAAACAAAGGCGAACAACACCTTTATGTCTTCTACAG CAATGATGGAATTGGACAGGACTGGTCTGATAAGATGGTTCAGAGTCTGCTGAAGAGGCCGGGTATTGGGAACCGTTGTATGAACCCCAGTGTCTACTCCATCAG TGAGTACCCCTGCACTGGGGAGAGTTCTAACTGGATGAACTTCCGTCCCATCCAAGCTAACACCACCATCGATTCGCCCAGCTGTTCCTGTGACACTGGATTCCAAAAATGTCCGGAAG GTGCTGGGGGCCCTGAACCTCCAAAGAAGCTGTTACCCAGCTCCGACTACCTGTACAACATGACAGCTAGAAACGTCAGTGATTGGTTGGTCAAAACCATGGAGAGGTACCAGAAAAGGAG ATATGGTGGATTTTCCTTCGGAGATGAGGACCCACTAGCAGCATTTAATGCCACCGAGTTAAAGATAGTGATAGATGAACTGTTAACTGTGTTAAACAATGGAACAGCTGTGAACTCATTCAATGAAACTCAGCTGATTGAGACTATTCAGGGATTGGCCACTCAAAGAGTTAATAAG GTCTGGTACAACAACAAGGGCTGGTTTGCGATCGTGGCCTACATGAGTGCCATGAATAACCTGATCCTGCGCAGTAACCTTGACCCTTCCCTGGACCCCACTCGCTATGGAATCACCACCGTCAATCACCCTATGGAACTGACCAAAACTCAGCTGAATGAGCAATTACT ATACCAAGGTGCTATTGATGTGGTGATCGCGATCTGTGTCATATTCGCCATGTCCTTCATCCCTGCCAGCTTCACCATGGTCCTGATCGAAGAGAGGGCCTCCAGCTCCAAGCACCTGCAGTTTGTTAGTGGAGTCAACCCCTTCATGTACTGGGTGACCAACTTCCTCTGGGACATG ATAAACTACCTGCTGCCGTGCTTCATCTGTATCATCATTTTTGTGGCATTTGGCAACGATTCTTATGTTGGTGAGAGAAACTGGCCGTGTCTGGTATTGCTGCTCTTCTTGTATGG GTGGTCCATGATTCCGGTGATGTACCCATTCTCCCGCCTGTTCAGTATTCCCAGCACCTCCATGGTGGTGCTTCAGTCAGTAAATGTCTTCCTCGGTACCACGGCAACACTGGCCACTTACGTCATTGAGTTCTTGCAGGAGGATGATGAG GAGTTGAAGAACATCAACAAGATCCTAAAGCAAGTGTTCCTGATCCTGCCGCAGTATGGCCTGGGGCGAGGGCTGATGGACATGGCCTTCAACCAGAGAGTGTCTGAAGCTGCTGCTCTACTGG gTGAAGAAATTTTTACAAGCCCCTTCGAGTTTGACCAAGTTGGGAGGAACCTGTTGACCATGTTTTTTATTGGCATCGTCTTTTTCACACTGAATTTGCTAGTAGAATACAACTTCTTCATTAAAAGAGG GATGTGTTTCTGGTCCCCCAAGCCGACCCACAGTTCCCTGGATGATGAGGATGAGGATGTAGCTGCGGAGAGGAAGAGGATCATGTCAGGGGAAGGCAAAGATGACATCCTGAGGCTGGAGAACCTCACAAAG GTTTATCGGTTGTTTGGAAAGAAGGGTCGTAACACTGCAGTAGACAGACTTTGTGTTGGGGTACCCAAGGGCCAGTGTTTTGGTTTGCTGGGAGTTAACGGGGCAGGAAAGACCACAACATTCAAAATGCTGACAGGGGACATCTTTGTAACTAAGGGCAATGCCTTCCTCAACAATAACAG CATCTTGACAGATATGGTAAAGGTACGACGAGATATCGGATACTGTCCTCAGTTTGATGCTTTTGACCCTCTGTTGACTGGGAGAGAGATCCTGAAATTCTACGCTCGACTGAGAGGGGTGCAGGAAAAGGACATCAAGAGA GTGTCTGACTGGGCTATTCGGAAACTAGGACTGCTTATATATGCAGACAAACTGTCGGGAAGTTACTCTGGAGGGAACAAGAGGAAGCTGTCCACTGCTATCTCCCTGATCGGAAATCCACAGATTATATTCCTG GATGAGCCAACTACAGGAATGGACCCCAGAGCTCGCCGATTCTTGTGGAACTGTATTAAGAACATCATCAAGGAGGGTCGGTCTGTTATCCTCACCTCTCACAG CATGGAGGAATGTGAGGCTCTGTGTGGGCGGCTGGCCATCATGGTCAATGGAACATTCCGCTGTCTGGGCAGCATCCAGCATCTCAAAAATAG ATTTGGTGATGGCTACACCATTATAGTCCGAGTTGCGGGCGAGAACCCAGACATGGCCAGTGTAGAAGAGTTCATCACCTCCACATTCCGTGGAGCAGAATTACTGGAGGCTCACCACAACATGTTACAGTACCAGCTTAAGTCACGAGCCAAACTGTCCTACATATTTGGACAGTTAGAGAAAGCCAAGTCCCTCCTCAACATTGAGGATTACTCAGTCTCCCAGACTACACTGGACCAG GTGTTTATCAACTTTGCCAAGGACCAAACAGATTTGTTGGATGATGAGCTTCCATCTCAGCCTTCTAAAAAGAAATCCAGTAGTTTCAAAAAAA GTGTGTACCCTATCGGTGGGACCTCGGGTTACACTGACGTAGACAATGACAGCATTGCTGGCTCAAGTCTTGGAGGGTCCACCATGGAACTTCTACAAGCACGCAAAAATCCAAGGGGATTCCCTG ATCCCTACAACTCGGGCTTCCTGGACGACGAGAGCCTCACCGGAAGTACCGTCGACCTGATTCGGCCAGGTAGCGCGAGGAGCAGTGTCCGCAGTGCTAACTCTATGGCCAATGTACAGATCTTCTAG